One window from the genome of Pseudalkalibacillus hwajinpoensis encodes:
- a CDS encoding glycoside hydrolase family 55 protein: MKKWLMASITILLLIVGGYLFLQEDKGQRTPPVSADVGQDVVKEPDRINVQDYGAKGDGKTDDTKAIQKAINDGAYLFFPAGTYLISETIVLDHHKVHGSGMENTVLMSKADAPIFKVQGSFTNIEDMTLQYEGWYQEEHPDRNAIVFDGEIGHSNFENLRLISVYRGFYILPSSEKENHAFSLNLRNIYVFNYAKNALHFMPSTGGLSGSVMENIYTHNGLRDDRYDENVIPYVFDHFSEVTLIQLNAEWSDISTAFQINDSRNVVMISPHIEGTDLYEDGVYFDVHNSNVKIMGADLINNAVHSDSAIFKAYGNSSLSVDGVHTRDTNQEKGALSIFRTVGEENNSAYIDRFIGDIEKVGALNGLVNNDGTPILKRYNDQQFYEKIGVHNESKLPIPSEAMRGMVVLVENNQKDELYICVKDGNVYKWELLK; this comes from the coding sequence ATGAAGAAGTGGTTGATGGCAAGTATTACGATCTTATTGCTGATAGTTGGGGGTTATCTCTTTTTGCAAGAAGACAAAGGGCAGCGTACTCCACCAGTTAGTGCAGATGTTGGCCAAGATGTAGTAAAAGAACCAGATCGTATTAATGTTCAAGATTACGGTGCCAAAGGCGATGGGAAAACAGATGATACTAAAGCGATACAAAAGGCGATCAATGATGGCGCCTATTTATTTTTTCCTGCGGGTACTTATTTAATATCTGAAACAATCGTACTTGATCATCATAAAGTTCATGGTTCTGGTATGGAGAACACAGTACTTATGAGTAAAGCAGATGCCCCTATTTTTAAGGTGCAAGGATCTTTTACTAACATTGAAGATATGACTCTTCAATATGAAGGCTGGTATCAAGAGGAACACCCTGATCGAAATGCGATTGTCTTTGATGGTGAGATCGGTCATTCTAATTTTGAGAATTTGAGACTCATTTCTGTATATAGAGGCTTTTATATTCTTCCTTCTAGCGAGAAAGAAAATCATGCTTTCTCATTAAATCTACGAAATATCTATGTGTTTAACTATGCAAAGAATGCGCTACATTTCATGCCATCTACTGGTGGACTTTCAGGTAGTGTGATGGAGAATATCTATACGCACAATGGTCTTCGAGATGATCGTTATGATGAGAATGTTATTCCATATGTGTTCGATCATTTCTCTGAGGTCACGCTTATTCAACTTAATGCGGAATGGTCAGATATCTCGACTGCTTTCCAGATTAATGACAGTAGAAACGTCGTGATGATTAGTCCTCACATCGAAGGTACAGATTTGTATGAAGATGGTGTTTATTTTGATGTGCATAATTCTAACGTAAAGATAATGGGAGCTGACTTAATTAATAATGCTGTGCACTCAGACAGTGCTATATTTAAAGCTTACGGTAATTCGAGCTTGTCAGTCGATGGCGTGCATACAAGGGACACTAACCAGGAGAAGGGAGCACTCTCCATTTTTAGAACCGTAGGGGAAGAAAATAATTCTGCCTATATTGATCGATTCATTGGAGATATAGAGAAAGTCGGGGCATTGAATGGCCTTGTAAATAATGATGGAACGCCAATATTGAAGCGTTACAATGATCAACAGTTCTATGAGAAAATTGGTGTTCACAACGAGAGTAAACTACCTATACCTTCAGAAGCGATGCGAGGAATGGTTGTATTAGTTGAAAACAACCAAAAGGATGAACTTTATATTTGTGTAAAGGATGGAAACGTATATAAGTGGGAGTTACTTAAATAG
- a CDS encoding glycosyltransferase family 4 protein, translating to MRIMVHDYGGYSFPIQLSRALSERGHDVRHVYSKSVLAPQGSLQRKQGDPESLTFKGISLSYIIDKQSYMKRRRQEIEYGRLLAEEVKAWKPDVVLSGNTPLDTQKLLMKQCHALETNFVFWIQDLYGVAVNRILRKKLPIIGSIIGSYYVNLERSLLRNSKDIILITEDFKHQMKEWKVREDNLHVIENWAPLEDLPIRTKQNDWAKKHKLDQSKCIVYSGTLGMKHNPSLLLDLSVRFKEQKDVKVVVVSEGAGADWLKKKKLEMGLDNLLILGFQPFDQVANVLGTADLLVAVLEPDAGSFSVPSKVLTYHCSGKPMLLSVPGTNLAAKIVKRQGSGKVVEPFETEEFVNQAEHLIRDDIALKKMGRNARAYAEEAFDIKRITDKFESVFG from the coding sequence ATGCGCATAATGGTGCATGACTATGGTGGTTATTCTTTTCCAATCCAATTAAGTAGAGCCCTCTCTGAACGAGGACATGATGTACGACATGTTTATTCAAAATCAGTTCTTGCTCCTCAAGGATCGCTTCAACGGAAACAAGGTGATCCTGAAAGTTTAACATTTAAAGGCATTTCGCTTTCTTACATAATTGATAAACAGTCCTACATGAAAAGACGAAGACAGGAAATTGAATATGGTAGGCTATTGGCCGAAGAAGTCAAGGCATGGAAGCCTGATGTTGTTTTGTCAGGTAATACCCCCCTCGATACGCAGAAGCTTCTAATGAAACAATGTCATGCACTGGAAACGAATTTTGTTTTTTGGATTCAAGATCTGTATGGAGTAGCTGTGAATCGAATTTTACGTAAGAAACTTCCGATTATCGGAAGTATAATCGGAAGTTATTATGTAAATCTTGAGCGCTCCCTTCTTCGGAATAGTAAGGACATTATTTTGATTACTGAAGACTTTAAACATCAGATGAAAGAATGGAAGGTGAGAGAAGATAACCTTCATGTCATTGAGAACTGGGCTCCTCTTGAAGACTTGCCAATTCGGACTAAGCAAAATGATTGGGCGAAAAAGCATAAGCTAGATCAGTCAAAATGCATTGTTTACTCTGGCACTCTTGGAATGAAACACAATCCTTCTCTTCTTTTGGATCTATCTGTTCGTTTTAAGGAACAAAAAGATGTGAAGGTGGTAGTTGTATCAGAAGGTGCAGGGGCGGATTGGCTGAAGAAAAAAAAGCTAGAGATGGGACTGGATAACTTACTCATTCTTGGCTTCCAGCCTTTTGATCAGGTAGCGAATGTTCTAGGAACAGCTGATTTACTTGTAGCTGTACTTGAACCTGATGCTGGTTCGTTTTCTGTTCCTTCTAAAGTATTAACCTATCATTGCTCAGGGAAACCGATGCTACTTAGTGTACCTGGAACGAATTTGGCAGCGAAGATTGTAAAGAGGCAAGGATCAGGGAAAGTGGTAGAGCCGTTTGAAACGGAGGAATTTGTAAATCAAGCAGAGCATTTGATTCGAGATGACATCGCTCTTAAGAAGATGGGGAGAAATGCAAGAGCATATGCAGAAGAGGCTTTTGATATTAAGAGAATTACCGATAAGTTTGAATCTGTCTTCGGGTAA
- a CDS encoding lipopolysaccharide biosynthesis protein, whose product MLQQLMERMMDNPIAKRLLSHGVWAMAGKFGTVFLSLLVNSLLARILAPDEVGIYFLLFSVVTFGSYIGMLGLRQTIVKMLAENLDDPHRVKLLVKRILKIALCGAGGFTIVFAIFFQSIAEAVFNINLVMPIVVLVAVWILIDIFQQIISEGFRGFHNIKLASIFGGFLSSLTLVVSLFVIYFLGETRLIVVVALMVVSLLTSVSIASWLFKRQVTRVKKTYSGITLPSVDTISYKGILGVSVPLLIFTITAFFLYQSDLWIVGAFGTEEEVAIYGAAFRLVLIVSMPVVIADMITPPLIAQMNAQNKLKEIEGTLRNVSTIASIPAIAVIVVFIACGQLILGLIFGEFYKSGAVILSILCIGQLFNVIGGSSGSTLMMTGNQKAIMIITLISSFLMIVGSIIAVQKYGPAGVAVVKSAGLLVQNILMIIVTKRKLGIWTHITWITRLSLPNGKESYKVEREAN is encoded by the coding sequence ATGTTGCAGCAGCTAATGGAAAGAATGATGGACAATCCAATAGCAAAGCGGTTGTTAAGTCACGGAGTATGGGCTATGGCAGGGAAATTTGGAACGGTTTTTCTTAGCCTGCTCGTAAATTCACTGCTTGCGCGAATTCTTGCCCCTGATGAGGTAGGGATTTATTTTCTTCTTTTCAGTGTTGTGACATTTGGTAGCTACATAGGGATGTTGGGGCTGAGACAGACGATTGTTAAAATGCTTGCAGAGAATTTGGACGATCCTCATCGAGTAAAGCTTCTAGTAAAACGAATCTTGAAAATCGCTCTTTGTGGAGCAGGTGGATTTACAATTGTCTTCGCTATTTTCTTTCAATCGATAGCTGAAGCAGTGTTTAACATAAACCTCGTTATGCCAATTGTTGTTTTGGTTGCCGTTTGGATCTTGATCGATATTTTTCAGCAGATTATCTCGGAAGGTTTCAGAGGATTTCATAATATTAAGCTCGCTTCGATCTTCGGAGGATTTCTTTCAAGTTTAACTCTAGTTGTGAGTTTGTTTGTCATCTATTTTCTCGGTGAAACACGATTAATAGTTGTCGTCGCTCTCATGGTTGTTTCGTTACTAACAAGCGTTAGCATTGCAAGCTGGCTTTTTAAACGCCAGGTGACTAGAGTGAAAAAAACGTATTCTGGAATCACGCTTCCCTCCGTCGATACGATTTCGTACAAAGGTATTCTTGGTGTTTCTGTTCCATTATTAATTTTCACTATAACGGCATTCTTTTTGTATCAATCAGATTTATGGATCGTTGGGGCCTTCGGAACGGAGGAAGAGGTAGCGATTTATGGAGCCGCTTTTCGTCTCGTCTTAATTGTATCAATGCCAGTGGTCATTGCTGATATGATTACGCCTCCTTTAATTGCCCAGATGAATGCCCAGAATAAATTAAAAGAAATTGAAGGAACGTTAAGAAACGTATCGACTATAGCGAGTATTCCTGCTATTGCTGTGATCGTTGTCTTTATCGCTTGTGGTCAACTTATTCTTGGTTTAATCTTTGGGGAATTTTACAAGAGTGGGGCGGTTATTCTCTCTATCCTCTGTATTGGACAACTATTCAATGTCATCGGTGGTTCAAGTGGTTCAACTCTTATGATGACTGGCAATCAGAAAGCGATCATGATTATTACCCTTATCTCAAGTTTCCTCATGATCGTGGGAAGTATTATCGCCGTTCAGAAATATGGTCCGGCAGGAGTGGCCGTCGTTAAATCAGCGGGCTTGCTCGTTCAAAACATTCTAATGATCATTGTTACAAAAAGGAAGTTGGGCATCTGGACACATATTACATGGATTACGAGGCTATCCCTTCCGAATGGGAAAGAAAGTTATAAAGTTGAGCGCGAAGCAAATTAA
- a CDS encoding glycosyltransferase family 4 protein, with amino-acid sequence MRVLFLNGDHPWEGQDGYYKLTRQILDMISVQHEVHLLALTGSEEIAGGKKHPLASLNVLFKVRKNKKASQIRSVISRESMVTWQFKHKDLLDKVNKQIDKLQPDLIIFNHIRSAWLAPLINSYARKIYIAHNAEAHAIGSISTNETGLMKRITKLESGKLRKLESDILEGIDTCVTLTAEDQERLALLCPNLNFEVIPPPITMPSLKATIRKPNLLLVGSYKWYPKRKNALWLAEEVLPRVANVYPGITLKFVGEGASLLEDEIGKKSTIEYYSDVPEIAPYLANGDIFLVPERQEGGIKIKTLEAASYGLPIVATKAGMEGSTLINGKNILQANTAQEFADQITYLLQHSDETTRIASEAHMAIKESFQASHIQQMYEELLQSHRVLEVVR; translated from the coding sequence ATGAGGGTGCTATTTCTGAATGGTGATCATCCCTGGGAAGGACAGGATGGTTATTATAAGCTGACCAGACAGATTTTGGATATGATTAGTGTTCAGCATGAGGTTCATTTACTTGCCCTAACAGGCAGTGAAGAAATTGCAGGAGGGAAGAAACATCCCCTCGCTTCATTAAATGTTCTATTTAAAGTAAGAAAGAACAAGAAAGCATCTCAGATTCGGTCAGTAATTAGTCGAGAGTCAATGGTGACATGGCAGTTTAAACACAAAGATCTGCTGGATAAAGTGAACAAGCAGATTGATAAATTACAACCAGATTTGATTATCTTTAATCATATCCGCAGTGCCTGGCTTGCCCCTTTAATCAACAGTTATGCCCGTAAAATCTATATTGCTCATAACGCGGAAGCACATGCGATTGGTTCTATTTCAACAAATGAAACGGGTCTAATGAAGCGAATTACGAAGCTTGAGTCAGGGAAATTAAGAAAACTTGAAAGTGATATTCTCGAAGGCATTGATACGTGTGTTACGTTAACGGCTGAAGATCAGGAGCGTTTAGCATTGTTATGTCCCAACTTAAACTTTGAAGTTATTCCTCCTCCAATCACGATGCCTTCTTTGAAAGCGACCATTCGTAAACCTAACCTTCTGCTAGTCGGGAGTTATAAATGGTATCCCAAACGTAAGAATGCCCTATGGCTTGCGGAAGAAGTACTGCCTAGAGTAGCAAATGTATACCCTGGCATTACTCTAAAGTTTGTTGGAGAGGGAGCCTCATTGCTTGAGGATGAGATTGGTAAGAAGTCAACGATCGAGTATTACTCAGATGTTCCTGAAATCGCGCCTTACTTAGCTAATGGCGATATCTTTCTTGTACCCGAGCGCCAAGAAGGTGGAATAAAAATAAAGACACTCGAAGCAGCAAGCTATGGTCTTCCGATTGTAGCGACTAAAGCGGGTATGGAAGGTTCTACATTAATTAATGGGAAAAACATTTTGCAAGCAAATACTGCCCAGGAGTTTGCGGATCAGATTACTTATTTGCTTCAGCATTCAGATGAAACAACTAGAATTGCGAGCGAAGCCCATATGGCCATTAAAGAATCGTTCCAAGCTTCTCATATACAACAGATGTATGAAGAACTTCTCCAAAGCCATCGTGTTTTAGAAGTCGTCCGTTAA
- a CDS encoding acyltransferase family protein, translating to MKPGHEKLVERMGGRKNQFDIIRFVAASLVVVTHAYATSLGHEDTEPFMLVSSGQSTLGYLAVLVFFVTSGFLITMSFDRASSLVYFLKARILRIFPALLIIVLFTVFLLGPLMTSMDVREYLSQQETYHYLRAIALWPMPYELPGVFEGNVNQAIVNGSLWTLAYEFLFYLVVAMLGIMGILKKRVLILTLFVITVLLSNFSLPIGGQTVELFSAFSSGMIFYLYRKEIPYHGGLALISLVILGLTVQFGEFTIAFPIFGGYLTFYLAYMKSNHLFKFGKYGDFSYGIYIYGYPIQQVVTKQFGGSMDPYVNLLISYPIILLFAYLSWHIVEKRSLKWKHRKVGLLKKETVVQHL from the coding sequence GTGAAACCCGGACATGAAAAGCTTGTTGAGCGTATGGGGGGAAGGAAAAATCAGTTTGATATTATTCGTTTCGTAGCAGCTTCACTCGTCGTGGTCACACATGCGTATGCTACATCGCTAGGTCATGAAGATACAGAACCATTCATGCTAGTAAGCAGTGGACAATCGACTCTTGGATATTTGGCCGTTCTAGTCTTCTTTGTGACAAGCGGTTTTCTAATTACAATGAGTTTTGATAGGGCTTCTTCACTTGTTTACTTCTTAAAAGCAAGGATATTACGTATTTTCCCTGCACTTTTGATCATTGTTTTATTTACTGTCTTTCTACTTGGTCCACTGATGACATCGATGGATGTAAGAGAGTACTTGAGTCAACAAGAGACCTATCACTATTTAAGAGCAATAGCGCTATGGCCTATGCCTTATGAGCTGCCAGGTGTTTTTGAAGGGAATGTAAATCAAGCAATAGTCAATGGTTCACTCTGGACACTTGCTTATGAATTTCTGTTCTATCTAGTTGTAGCTATGCTGGGAATAATGGGGATATTAAAGAAACGAGTTCTTATTTTGACGTTATTCGTCATAACCGTTCTCCTATCGAACTTCTCCCTTCCTATTGGGGGACAAACGGTTGAATTATTCTCAGCTTTCTCTAGCGGAATGATCTTTTACCTTTATCGAAAAGAAATACCATACCACGGTGGTTTAGCACTAATTTCACTCGTGATACTTGGGTTAACGGTTCAATTCGGAGAATTCACCATAGCCTTTCCAATTTTCGGCGGATATCTTACTTTCTATCTAGCCTATATGAAAAGCAACCATTTATTTAAATTTGGTAAATATGGAGACTTTTCTTATGGAATCTATATTTACGGCTATCCAATTCAGCAGGTAGTAACAAAGCAGTTCGGCGGGAGTATGGATCCATACGTCAATCTCCTTATCTCTTATCCGATTATTCTACTCTTTGCCTACTTATCCTGGCATATCGTTGAGAAACGATCGCTGAAATGGAAGCATCGTAAAGTCGGACTTTTAAAGAAAGAAACAGTCGTTCAGCATCTTTAG
- the fcl gene encoding GDP-L-fucose synthase: protein MRKEDRIFVAGHRGLVGSAIVRRLEQAGYNNLVKKTSKELDLRNKHDVDQFFQNETIDIVFLAAAKVGGIVANNDYPADFIRDNLLIQTNVITSAFEAGITRLLFLGSTCIYPKFAPQPMREEYLLTGELEETNEPYAIAKIAGIKMCQSYNRQYGTNYISVMPTNLYGIHDNFDLQSSHVLPALLRKCHEAKESGNPTIEVWGSGKPRREFLYSDDLADACVYLMETYEGNEIVNIGVGKDISISELVEKIKGVVGYEGEIVYNTGKPDGTPRKLVNVTKLQSLGWQASTSLEDGLSETYRWYLENYETLAIN from the coding sequence ATGCGTAAGGAAGATCGAATTTTTGTAGCCGGACACAGAGGGTTAGTTGGATCAGCGATCGTAAGACGGCTTGAACAGGCAGGATATAATAACTTAGTTAAAAAGACAAGTAAAGAACTGGATCTTCGTAATAAACACGATGTTGATCAATTCTTTCAAAACGAAACCATTGATATCGTGTTTCTAGCTGCTGCAAAAGTAGGTGGTATCGTCGCCAACAACGATTATCCGGCAGATTTTATAAGAGATAATTTGCTAATTCAGACAAATGTCATCACATCAGCATTCGAGGCTGGCATTACTAGATTGCTTTTTCTTGGGAGCACATGCATTTATCCAAAATTTGCTCCGCAACCAATGAGGGAAGAATATCTACTCACTGGGGAACTAGAGGAAACAAATGAACCGTATGCTATAGCCAAAATAGCCGGTATAAAGATGTGTCAGTCGTATAACCGCCAGTATGGAACGAACTATATTTCTGTTATGCCTACGAATTTGTATGGCATCCATGATAATTTTGACCTGCAAAGTTCTCATGTTTTACCTGCTTTACTTAGGAAATGCCACGAAGCAAAGGAGAGTGGCAATCCAACAATTGAAGTATGGGGATCTGGGAAACCACGAAGAGAATTTCTTTACAGTGATGACCTTGCAGATGCATGTGTCTATCTCATGGAAACGTATGAAGGAAATGAGATCGTAAACATCGGTGTAGGAAAGGATATTTCTATTTCTGAGCTTGTTGAGAAAATAAAGGGCGTTGTTGGATATGAAGGAGAGATTGTTTATAATACTGGCAAACCAGACGGCACCCCAAGGAAGCTTGTGAATGTAACGAAGCTTCAATCACTTGGTTGGCAGGCTTCTACTTCGCTTGAGGATGGACTAAGTGAAACATATCGCTGGTATCTAGAAAACTATGAAACGCTTGCTATTAACTAA
- the gmd gene encoding GDP-mannose 4,6-dehydratase produces MKKALITGITGQDGSYLAEFLLSKGYEVYGMRRRTSTPNFQNVELIKDQIQWISGDLTDLPSMIEAVREADPDEVYNLAAQSYVAASWPQPSLTSQVTALGVNNILEAVRIVKPEARFYQASSSEMFGKVLETPQKESTPFYPRSPYGVSKVYGHWITVNYRESFDMYACSGILFNHESPRRGHEFVTRKVTDAVARIKLGLQTELRMGNLDAKRDWGFAGDYVKAMWLMLQQDAPDDYVIATGEMHTVRELVEIAFSQVDLDYHDYVVLDPKFVRPAEVDLLLGDCTKAKLKLGWEKEVSFEQLVQMMVEEDLKRVKAELAYQEAYQGQSETSVSNSLVL; encoded by the coding sequence ATGAAAAAAGCATTGATTACTGGAATCACGGGTCAGGACGGGTCTTATCTAGCAGAATTTCTTCTAAGTAAAGGGTATGAAGTATACGGAATGCGTCGTCGCACGAGTACACCCAACTTCCAAAATGTTGAACTGATTAAAGACCAAATTCAATGGATTTCTGGTGATCTAACAGATCTTCCCTCGATGATTGAGGCAGTACGAGAAGCCGATCCAGATGAAGTCTATAACTTAGCTGCCCAATCATATGTTGCTGCTTCTTGGCCTCAGCCTTCTCTAACCTCACAAGTGACAGCTCTTGGAGTGAACAACATTCTAGAAGCTGTAAGAATCGTTAAACCTGAAGCGCGATTTTATCAGGCTTCAAGTAGTGAAATGTTTGGAAAAGTGTTAGAAACACCTCAGAAAGAATCAACGCCTTTCTATCCAAGAAGCCCATACGGTGTTTCAAAAGTGTACGGACATTGGATTACCGTGAATTATCGTGAAAGCTTTGACATGTATGCATGTTCAGGTATTCTTTTCAATCATGAATCACCGAGACGGGGGCATGAATTTGTAACACGAAAGGTAACCGATGCAGTTGCGAGAATCAAACTCGGTTTACAGACAGAGCTTCGAATGGGAAATCTGGATGCGAAGCGGGACTGGGGATTTGCAGGCGATTATGTGAAAGCAATGTGGCTAATGCTTCAGCAAGATGCCCCTGATGATTATGTTATTGCTACGGGAGAAATGCATACAGTCAGAGAGCTAGTTGAAATTGCATTTTCACAAGTTGATCTTGATTATCATGATTATGTCGTGCTTGATCCTAAATTTGTTCGACCAGCGGAAGTAGATCTTTTGCTCGGTGATTGTACAAAAGCGAAGCTGAAACTAGGTTGGGAGAAAGAAGTGAGCTTTGAGCAATTAGTTCAAATGATGGTGGAAGAAGATTTGAAACGAGTAAAAGCTGAACTAGCTTATCAGGAAGCTTATCAGGGGCAAAGCGAAACGAGTGTTTCAAATTCCCTTGTGCTATAA
- a CDS encoding LytR family transcriptional regulator, with translation MKKFLIIVGVILGVLVLAGGGYAYYLYDSVKDTASDMHEPISRETSTLRADKVETKEKDPISILLMGVDERENDQGRSDTMIMITVNPNDNSMIMFNIPRDTRTEIIGRGTVEKMNHAYAYGGVEMAMDTVENFLDVPIDYYFKVNMEAFEDVVSALNGVTVDNPFAFDYGGYTFPKGEVSLNADEALAFSRMRYEDPKGDLGRNDRQREIIKAIIDKGANVGSINKIDDLLEAVGSNVKTNMTFKEMNDIFKNYKGARNNMETFEIDGSGEMIDGLWYYIVSDQEKQSITQKLKNHLEIS, from the coding sequence ATGAAGAAGTTCCTTATCATCGTTGGTGTAATTCTTGGTGTTCTTGTACTAGCAGGTGGCGGATACGCCTATTATTTATATGACTCCGTAAAAGACACAGCAAGCGACATGCATGAGCCCATTAGCCGTGAAACCTCTACACTAAGAGCGGATAAAGTAGAGACGAAGGAGAAAGACCCGATCTCGATTCTCTTAATGGGTGTTGATGAACGAGAGAATGATCAGGGGCGCTCCGACACAATGATCATGATTACAGTAAACCCAAATGACAATTCAATGATCATGTTCAATATCCCACGCGATACGCGAACGGAAATTATCGGTCGTGGTACAGTTGAAAAAATGAACCACGCCTACGCATACGGTGGCGTTGAAATGGCAATGGATACAGTTGAGAATTTCCTCGATGTTCCGATTGACTATTATTTTAAAGTAAACATGGAAGCATTTGAAGATGTGGTATCCGCATTGAATGGCGTTACAGTAGACAATCCATTTGCGTTCGACTACGGTGGCTACACCTTCCCTAAAGGTGAAGTAAGCTTAAATGCAGACGAAGCTCTCGCTTTCTCTCGCATGCGCTACGAAGATCCGAAAGGTGACCTTGGTCGAAACGATCGTCAGCGTGAAATCATTAAGGCGATTATCGACAAAGGCGCTAACGTTGGAAGCATTAATAAAATCGACGACCTGCTTGAAGCCGTCGGCAGCAACGTCAAGACGAACATGACGTTCAAAGAAATGAATGATATATTCAAGAACTATAAGGGCGCACGTAATAACATGGAGACATTCGAAATTGATGGCAGCGGTGAGATGATTGACGGTCTCTGGTATTACATTGTATCTGATCAGGAGAAGCAGTCGATTACACAGAAGTTGAAGAACCATCTCGAAATTAGCTAG
- a CDS encoding tyrosine-protein phosphatase — translation MIDIHCHILPGIDDGAQELKDSLEMARQAQSQGITQIVASPHHKNGSYDNNLQDILTEVNLLNKELVREGIDLEILPGQEVRIYGEMEEDLDVDLLTVNNSGVYMLIEFPSSHLPRYANKLLFDLQLKGIVPIIVHPERNREIMEDPSKLYRLIKEGSLSQVTASSVMGRMGKKIKKFSLDLLSHNLAHFIASDSHNTTTRPFDLRDAYETVEKELGTSFRYMIQENPEDMIKGKMIDKDIPERIKKKKVLGLF, via the coding sequence ATGATTGATATCCACTGTCATATCTTACCCGGAATCGATGATGGCGCCCAAGAGTTAAAGGATAGTCTTGAAATGGCACGTCAGGCACAATCGCAGGGCATTACCCAAATTGTCGCAAGTCCTCACCATAAGAATGGAAGCTATGATAACAACTTGCAAGACATTCTGACGGAAGTAAATCTACTAAACAAAGAACTAGTGAGGGAAGGAATCGATCTAGAGATTCTTCCGGGTCAGGAAGTGAGAATATACGGAGAGATGGAAGAGGATCTTGATGTGGATCTTCTTACCGTTAACAATTCAGGGGTTTACATGCTAATTGAATTTCCATCAAGCCATTTGCCGCGCTATGCAAACAAGCTTCTGTTTGATCTTCAGCTAAAAGGGATCGTTCCCATTATCGTTCATCCTGAGCGAAACCGTGAGATCATGGAGGATCCATCCAAACTCTATCGTTTGATTAAAGAAGGCTCGCTTAGTCAGGTAACGGCATCGAGCGTAATGGGGAGAATGGGAAAGAAGATTAAGAAGTTCTCGCTTGATTTGCTTTCTCATAACCTGGCTCACTTCATCGCTTCCGATTCACATAACACGACAACGAGGCCGTTTGATTTAAGGGACGCTTATGAAACGGTTGAAAAAGAGTTAGGGACATCTTTCCGGTACATGATTCAAGAAAATCCAGAGGATATGATCAAAGGGAAGATGATCGACAAGGACATTCCGGAACGAATCAAAAAGAAAAAAGTTCTTGGACTGTTTTAA
- a CDS encoding YveK family protein — protein sequence MEETISLKEIFEVLKKRLALILLITLLATATSGVVSYFFLTPIYETSTQILVNQKADSENGFDYNQVKTNVELINTYSVIIKSPTILDDVKEELSLDMTTSALNNKISVSNAQNSQVVSLSVTDPDPAVAVDIANKTASVFEKEISNIMNVDNVSILSKAGFEGTPSPVNPNPVLNMAIAFVVGLMVGVGLAFLLEYLDNTIKSEEDIEKVLGVPVLGTIAVIEDKEAGISKNKGKKSVRGEAVES from the coding sequence ATGGAAGAAACGATTAGTTTAAAGGAAATATTTGAAGTACTTAAGAAACGTCTTGCACTCATTCTACTTATTACTCTACTCGCTACAGCTACGAGCGGTGTTGTCTCTTATTTCTTTCTTACCCCAATTTATGAAACTTCAACCCAAATTCTAGTAAATCAAAAAGCTGATTCCGAAAATGGATTTGACTATAACCAAGTTAAAACAAACGTGGAGCTTATTAATACATATAGCGTCATTATTAAAAGTCCAACGATTCTTGACGATGTAAAAGAAGAACTTTCATTAGATATGACAACAAGTGCGCTTAATAACAAAATTTCAGTAAGCAATGCGCAAAACTCTCAAGTTGTTTCATTATCTGTTACAGACCCTGATCCTGCTGTTGCGGTTGATATCGCGAATAAAACAGCAAGCGTATTTGAAAAAGAAATTAGTAACATCATGAACGTCGATAACGTTAGTATTCTTTCAAAAGCTGGTTTTGAAGGCACGCCTTCTCCAGTGAATCCAAATCCGGTCTTGAACATGGCGATCGCATTCGTCGTTGGTTTAATGGTTGGTGTTGGACTAGCATTCTTACTTGAATACCTGGATAACACGATTAAATCTGAGGAAGATATCGAGAAAGTCCTTGGCGTTCCTGTACTTGGAACAATCGCCGTCATTGAAGACAAAGAAGCAGGCATCTCCAAGAATAAAGGCAAAAAGTCAGTAAGGGGTGAAGCAGTTGAGTCGTAA